Part of the Vigna angularis cultivar LongXiaoDou No.4 chromosome 1, ASM1680809v1, whole genome shotgun sequence genome, ttttgcttataaatagaAGGTAATCTTGAACTGTTTGTTGTGTCTCAGTAGACATTGAACTCTTTCAAGAAGAACATCTTACTCCTCTTTGAGAGAACAAAAGAGTTATATATCTACTACTACACTTGACCATGAATAATCGACTTGAAAGCCAAATGATGCTCTTCTCTCACCAATATCCTGGTGCATTCACTGAAGTAACTCCTCCTCAACAAGGTCTCTATTCATATTACAACGCTCAACATTTTTCTACTATATATTGATTCTGTATCTTCAATATGACATATTCGAcactcttttaatttaaattaatctttacACGTCTTTGCACAGGCAAAGAAGCCAAGCCAAGACGCAAGAGAAATAAAAATGGTGCTGCGGCCACCCCCAAGAAGAGAAAGCTCACTGCCGAGCAAGTTAGTCTTCTCGAGAAAAATTTCTGCAGTGAACAGAAACTTGAATCTGAAAGGAAGGACCAACTCGCATTTGAGCTTGGTATGGACCCTCGACAAGTTGCGGTATGGTTTCAAAATCGACGTTTTCGTTGGAAGACCAAAAAGTTGGAGGAAGAGTACTCCAATCTTAAAAATGTTCACGAAACCACCATGCTTCAGAAGTGCCACCTTGAGACTCGGGTACTTATACCTAATTCATTTCT contains:
- the LOC108341897 gene encoding homeobox-leucine zipper protein ATHB-40, translating into MNNRLESQMMLFSHQYPGAFTEVTPPQQGKEAKPRRKRNKNGAAATPKKRKLTAEQVSLLEKNFCSEQKLESERKDQLAFELGMDPRQVAVWFQNRRFRWKTKKLEEEYSNLKNVHETTMLQKCHLETRVLKLEEQLLEAKKEIQQLQERDERAASKDLLEAVNPPFPEEFRVEEYDYGDVFYIPETHYINGMEWINLYM